From Zea mays cultivar B73 chromosome 3, Zm-B73-REFERENCE-NAM-5.0, whole genome shotgun sequence:
TGCTCGCGTGGACATTGGTTAGGTCGTCCTTTCTGTGCGATGCAAAGGAAAGCAATGCTAATCACGCTGAAGAAGCCCTCCGTCATGCCAAGTTTAAGTTCCCTGGCCGACAAAAGATCATCCGCAGCAGGAAGTGGTATGTGGGAAACGAAGACGCTTTCCCTGTTGAACCCAATGTCAAGTCTCAGCATTGACGAAAGGTTTGAATTTGACTTGTTTGCTTCATTGTCTTGATTTTTTCAGGGGTTTCACCAAGTTCGTGCGTGCTGAGTATCTTAAGTACAAGAGCGAGGGTAGGATTGCACCTGATGGTGTCAATGCTACGGTAAAAAAATGTTGTTCcagctatttatttatttatgtgtTTCCATCATATTCTTCACATGAAGAACCGATCTCAAATAATATTTTTCTGTTTTGATTCAATTCCAATGTACAGAATATGCCAATTTATTTAATATCGGTTCATCTTTTGGCCTTTGCGCTGGGAAGGCGTTCCGTGCAGTGAACATTCAAGCGTCTGCTTTGACTACATTTTTCTGCCGATTCAATTATGAGGTGTTTGGTTCCACCCCGTtaaagactaaagtttagtctctacCACATCGAATATTTAAATGATAATTACAGCTATTAAATataatctaattataaaactaattatatagATAAAGACTAAAGACGAGATAAATTTATTAATCATAATTAAGTATATATTTAATTATTATAATTAATATTCAAATATTTGATGTAACACCAATTAAACTTTAGTCAAGGGAACTATGCTAGAGCTATATATGTTAATGGCTATTACTTGCAGCATGCATGATCTACCTTGTGTAGCCCAGTTTCATATGGTAGTTAAATATTCTTAATAGATTTTATGAACCCTACTATATATTCCTTGTTAATAAGGCTACATCTCACTTATCTGAGTGGGCATGATTGATTTTGTTTCAAAAAGCTATCTTTTGTCTACTTGATGAGTCTGATCTCCAGCAGACTCTCTATTTTACTTCTCATATTGTTTTCTATTTTAAACTTAAATTTACAAAACAGTGTAATCTATAATGCAAAATAATATTTTACACGGCCGTTTACACTATTTGGTGTAGATGGCGACGAGTAGAAAAAACTCATTTTCTGACAAAACGAAGGCTAGCATGGGGATTCCTAGCGGTGGAATTTCATGTGCGCATCGCATCGTACACTGTGCTCACTTCGCTTGTGTAGACAGTTGACAAATTTCTGTGCTAGGAGGAATTTCTCGCATCAGCACAACAACCATCTTATAAAGATTTATCACATCAATAGATATATAATTTTTGAGGAAACAAATAAGATTTAAATGATATCCTAAATACTActattttattatataaatttaGTTAAATTTATGATGTTTTGACTGCTGAATGTGCATTCTCCGTTCGGAAAGGGGAAAAGGTGAACAACGTACAAATTCTTGTTTCAAGAATTTTTAATGCTAAACAAGCTCATCTCCCGTTTCTTTTCCAAATATCCCTACCTTCTCTTCCAATATAATCGAATAAACCGCCTATTATGAATAATCATCCAGTTCCCCCACGCTCTTGTTTATATTGCAAATCATCAATCCAAAAACTGTACGAGGGACGGGAAAATTACCGTGAATAATAACAATCATTACAAGTTTACAATATATATATAGgacaggtataacgggagccctgggcttccaatagttaaaggaagcccaggccgatcacccctgcaacctggttcaacccagcgcacCGACTGGACCAGTCTGTTGGTTGCACCACCCACGCCCACGTCTATGCGTGCAAAAAaggaaatgcatgcatgagtcaaacacgttcccttgcatgcgcgaaaatttaggaaagatatgtgtgacagtttctatttttaaatgtcaTGCAGCTAGActtgtaaggaccattttatgatatatactgctactaaatatgctatcctgtgtagataattatgcaattcggtatactgcgtaaaaatctgttaccagctgcatgcacacgaatttatgatgaaaataatgtgcaatgaaagaaaatgaattacacgcatagaaacaaaaaatcgtatttaatgttttattttcttcataaatataagatctctccaacagccatgcagctaaacacattaaatctagtttatgatatatactgatacaaattatactacatggtgtaggtatttatgcaattcgttatactgtgtaaaaaatctggcatattgttcactggtggacgcatctcccggttggagcgtaataaccttaagttttaagcataaaatccctcaattataagcgtatataccgagccaatgtgagaggttgatatctcgagtaggttgttattacgatcctatttttatggcagaaccgaaaaacatggcagccgcatgcatgcggttatacagatccaaaaattatggcaaaatgcatgcatgagtcaaacacgttcccttgcatgcgcgtaaattaaggaaagatatgtgtgacggtttctattttaaatgctttatttcctccataaatttaggatcgctgcaacagtcatgcagctagactcgtaattattattttatgatatatagtgatactaaatatgctacactgtgtagataattatgcaatttggtatactgcgtaaaaatctgttaccagctgcatgcacacgaatttatgatgcaaagaatatgcaatgaaaggaaatgaattgcatgcatagaaacaaaaaatcgcatttaatgttttatttccttcataaatattggatccctccaacagtgatacagctaaacgcattagaactagtttatgatgtatattgaaacaaattatactacacggtgtaggtatttatgcaatttcttacaccgcgtaaaaaatcgggcatgttgttcactggtggacgcatatccgggtggagcgtaaaaaccttaagttttgagcataaaatccctcaattataagcgtaaatactgagtcaatgagaggttgatagctctagtaggttgttattacgatcctatttttatgacagatccgaaaaacatggcagccgcatgcatgtggtttctatttttatacagatccaaaaattatggcaaaatcgtgggagtttccattgtatgcgcgcaaattacgaacaacataaattaatgaattgcctttccaatgtgcatgcagtaatacgaactccgtgttcaagcataaaatcgtacagtttttagcgtaaatagtacatgtggtaggcataaaacacaataatcgaaaagaaaactgcgccggatcggaggatgtcacgcgtgatcatcgctgcgcgcatctcgcgcctttcgtgacgtcgctcgctcgaacatcacGCCTCATGCGTcgtcgtcgctactcgcacgtcgacgggcgtcgcttgcttgccggccttggaagtgccgcctcctcggggcttcggggacgccgccgcttgcccgcacaagggccccgctgcGGATCGAgtaacctccgccaccgcgcgtcgaggtaatggagttgcggccaccggcctgggaaccgccgccaccgcacaagggcgccgccgccgctcgccctctggatcgggggcggccgccggcggcctaggaaccgccgccaccgcatgtcgaggtcggggagccgcgGCCACCGCAGCCACTGGCCGGGGGTCCACCGTcgcgcgcgctatcgggcaaccgccgtcgctaatgaatcgagatggggcgtgaaaaactgatccctagcactacggattttcttttatagacgtctggacctggtccggctcgaccggattgcactgtctgacctgggcttcctttagttattggatgcacagggctcctaatatacaatctatatatatatatatatgtatgtcagACTTGATAATCAAAATTTTCGTGCAATCGTAGTGTAATTAAACTACTAAAAGTTATACAAAATTCTAAAAAAAAACTACAGACGTACTTTATTTTACTCTACCATTATATGAAATTTCAAATTCTAACTCATATATtgatagataaaaataaaaaagATTCTATCAACTATAAAGGATTAAAAACGGTAGATTTTTTTATCTATTAATATATGATGgattaaaatttaaattttgaTATATTACTAAAGGAGCTGTTTGGGACCGTTTTACAAGTGAAACATTAAATCTACATCTGTTTTTGCTTTTTAAATCAGTGGCATAATTTTTATCAACTCTACTAAACTGAAGTCAGCGAAGTACCTTTTAAGGAGCTACACCAAAATAATGAATCCTAGATTCATCAATTTAGTAAATGAAAATTGTAAATTTAGACCGTCTGGCTAACTTTTTATAGATTAGAGCTATTTTTATGAATCTAATGATGCTGCAAATAGACCATAAATAATGAAGTACATCTATTTTTTTAGAATTCTTAGTAACTCTTGTTAGTTTGATTGCACGATAATTGCATGAAAAATTTAATTATACCATTGTCAATACTAAGAAGTTTTTGCTAATACTATACCAATAGTAAGAACATTTGAACTGTCTCGTTTTAGACATCATTGTAGAATATACCCTGTATCAGGTTTCGTCTCTCTGATATAGCAGGGTGAGAATTACAAAAGGCAATACAACATGATAATTACTGTTCCCACGGTTATACATCGCAAATTGGGAACAAATAATTTATCTTATGTCATTCATCTATCCTATCATCGAAGTCTTTGGCTTGTTACTTTGGGATGTAGGATAACTATCTTTGTTGTGTGTGGATACTTCACACGATCATGAGTGAAAAACAGCTTGAAACAGTTGGTACAAAAAGCCCAAGTCTAAAGGATGACAATGTTCATGAACTTCCTCTTAGCAAAAGCCAACCACCACTTGTTTGGAAAGCCATTAGCTCTGTATGCACAGTTGAGCAATCTTCCACTTGTTTCCTCCCTTATCTGCTTCAAATAATTCCTCAACAATTCTGCATTCAGACACAGAATGCACAATCGTCAATTTATCACTGGAATCCATGGGTACATTCGTTTTGCAGACTTAATCAGTCCTACTATGACAACAGACATAATTAAGTGAAAATAATAATTAGCATATTACTTTTATACATAGAAAAGACTAGTCTTGAAAAAAAATATGTGCATACAATTGTAGACGAAAATGTATACCTGCTTCCTCCTGGGACTGGGGAAGAGTGAAAAGTCCAGGGAAAGGAAACCCTGGTTCCCTAGGTACAGGAACTTTCTCCAATCCCAAATTAATGATTGCTTTAGTCCCAACAGCTAGTGTCCGGCAACCTTCTAGTCTTTTTAAGGCAATATTGATATAAAACGTCAGATAGATCAATAACTTGTCTGCTGAGCTTTTCACATGGAAATTTTTGAAGAAAACATTGGCTCGAAAGAAAGTTATGGCTTCATCAACAATGTCCGCTTTATCTGTATAGCATGGACACAAATAAGAATTTCAGTATGATCTTATAGTGGCGGAAGTACATTGAAATCTGTGTAGCCACGATACCAGGGTCAGAGGCTGGTGCCGGGCCCTTGATATGAGTTTTCAGTGGAAGCAAAGGACAGCTGCAAGCTTTTGTGATCCCATTATCATCAGCGAAACTAGAGTGGTAAACCTGGCCATTCATTTCATGCATTTATTACTAGTAACTTGCTCGCGCTTTGCGCGAGTTTTTTTAAACGATACATTTAGACAGTTGAATTAATGTGTTAAACTGGATAGCAACTCAAATTAGAGAATTTGAGGCTTACATAACATTCTTCTAAGTATTATATGAACATGAATCAAATAATTTCATGGATAGGGCCAAATATGGATAATAAACAACATATAAATCGAAGTTCACATAATGTCAATAGTAATCAAAGCATTTTATTGATTAGGAGAAAGATGGACAGTAAACAACATAAAAACCAGAGTGCACGTAAAATTCAAATGCCGAAGTCCAGCATTGATGCAACATTGCATCACAATTTAATAAATAAAACTTTAGCTCAGACTGGTAAGACAAGAACAGAAAGCAAGGAAGCTACCATAGTCAACTGGAACCGTACATAGATTTGTAGCAGTAATGAAATATTGAAGTTTACAAATGTAGCAACATGAGGAGCTTAGAGATTATATTACTGTGTACATATATTCGTAGCAGTAATGAAATGTTGAAGTTTCAAAACATAGCAGCATTGATGAACAGAGCGTGCATCTCTAGAATCGTATTCAAAATACAGAATCTTATTCAGTTTGCATGTCGTCATTACTACTTTTCCTGCTTGTCACCCGTCGTCGTTTGAGGGAGGAGGGGATGGGCTCCAATCTCATTAGCACTGTTTATTAACATAGGGATAGGCAAAACAGTGCTAATGGGATACTACTTTTCTACCTCAAAACAGTCAAAACAGTATCACCCGGCGtcgtttgggtatagagatattttattactcatgattacactttttattatctgtttattcttCATCACCCAAAAGTGCACAGCCTAGGTTAGTTGTGATCTCTaccttttttctttcttttcctatcaattttcttGGCTGAATTTGTTCATGTACAGTTTCTAGGTCGCCTTAGGCTACCTTGCACTCTGATTTATGAAATTAGTAGTTATGTTCAGTAATCTAGGACATACGTTTGTATCTTCATTCATGCGCCCATTCAATCTCATATCCAATCTGTTTCACAATAATCTTAGATATAATACTTGCATCATTGTCTAAATTGGTAGCATCGCAGATATATTTTTTATCCAAATAATGGTCGTGCTCATGGAAACCTAACCCAATGTTGTTGGACAATGAATAGTTCCTCACTAAAAAAATTTAGAAACCTAGAAGAGCTTTTGCATCGCATTGAAAAATCCACATGTTTggctattcagccttatgatttgtTTAGAATTTTGTTTCACTTATTCTATTGCATGCATTTTGTTTACTCATATTGCATCATGCCATAGTCATGCCAACTATCCCTGAATAAATATTCAGTTTTTCAAAACTTGTTGGACAATTAAGAGCTTCTCACTGAATATCTTTTTTTTGGAACGAAAACGGCAGGAGCTCTGCCCATCATTTAAGGGGAAAGAGTTTAGTGAGTACAAACAACGGTCTAAGACTGGACAAGCCACACCCGAGCACACTCAAAGGGAGGCTAAGCCCCACACCCTAAATCTTCCAGGCTAGTAGAAAGCAGCAATATGAAAATTACATGGGAAGCAAAGCCCGCCTAAATTGTGAAACATCTTCTTTAATTCTTAAGGCGACTTGGACCGGGGGAAGGGCGTCGCTTTCGAAAATCCTGCGATTCCTCTCCTTCCAGAGGTTCCACATTGTGTAAATCACGATTCCATTGAAAGCGCGTTTCTGATTTTTTGGTAGTGGGGGAGTCGCAGCTTCCCACTACTCCCGAATGTTGGTGGCGGAACCAAGGTCAGACTGGGCAGGGAGGATTACACCTTCCCAAGCCAGGATTTGTCTCCACACCGCACGGGCGAAAGGACCATGTAGACACAGGTGAATACCAGTCTCAAGGGTTCTGTTGCAGAAGGCACAAGATGGCTGATGAGGCCACCCACGGGTGGTGAGATTGTTGGTCGTGAGTAGTTTTTCCTGCAGGAGAatccaaacaaaaaatttgcattttggttctGCGCGTGCCTTCCAGACAAGGTTGGCATTAAGGTGACTGTACGAGCCAATGAATTGTGCTCTGTAGGCCGATTTAACTGAGAAGATACCATCAGGAGACCGATTCCAGGCAATGGTATCCGGTGAGTCAGGTTGCAGCTGGAAATCCCAGAGTCTAGTCCAAAGAGAGACAAACTCCTCAATCTGAACACTGGAAGTGATCCTACTTCTTAGTGTTTTGATCCAATGTTGTCCGCTAAGTTCATGGGCAACCGAATTGTTCTTTCTCGGGATTAGGTCGAAGAGGTGTGGGGCTATATTCCTTGGAGCCATGCCATCGAGCCAACTATCGTGCCAGAACATGGCCGTCTTACCATCCCCAATTGTGACAGTAGTGGAGGCGCTAAAGAGCAATCTGTCAACCCGGTTACAAGGCGCTTCAAAACCTTTCCAAGGGTGATCGTCTCCCGTCCATTCCTTCCAAAGCCAGCCGAGGGCTTTGGGCTTGCAAACTAGTGGCCATGCGACGAGGCAGTGACCACAATTTCACTCGGCCTTCCCTTTCCAAAGAAAGGAGCGCCGGATCCTGTCAATGTGTTTGCATGCCCAAACCACGAGGGGAAAACCAATAAGTGGTAGGTGGGCATGGAGGACAGAACAGAAGATACGAGCGTGAGCTGGCCAGCTCGGTTTAGAAGATTTCCTTTCCATCCTGCCAGACGGTTGCCAATTTTTTCAATGAGTGGTTGGATGTGGATTTTCCAAAGTGGTCGGGTATGGAGTTGGAGACCTAGGTAACAACATGCGAAATTCCCCCGAGTCCCGTGGAATGGCTGGAGCACATGATCAAGGTTGATGTCTTCACATCGGATCGGGTGGATGGAGCTCTTTTCAAGGTTAGTAACCAAGCCCGAGGCGCATCCAAAGGCGTGTAGGATGTCTTTGACCACCACAATTTCATCCCTAGAGGGGTTGATGAAGATAGCAGCATCATCAGCATAAAGAGATGTCCTAAGATTGGCTGTGTTCAGCGGAAGGGGGGAGAGGATTCCTTGTTGGGTTGCCAGCTCAAGGATGCACTGTACTAGGTCAATGGCGAGAATGAACAA
This genomic window contains:
- the LOC103651116 gene encoding actin-related protein 2/3 complex subunit 3 is translated as MHEMNGQVYHSSFADDNGITKACSCPLLPLKTHIKGPAPASDPDKADIVDEAITFFRANVFFKNFHVKSSADKLLIYLTFYINIALKRLEGCRTLAVGTKAIINLGLEKVPVPREPGFPFPGLFTLPQSQEEAELLRNYLKQIREETSGRLLNCAYRANGFPNKWWLAFAKRKFMNIVIL